The genomic window TTTGTTATATCCTTAAATTTATCAAAATCTGGGCTGACTGTTCCACCATTATTAGAACTATTATTTTCTGAAGTTGCTGATAAAGTGATTAATGGAAGGGCAGAAGTTGAAATAGTAAGCAATAGTCACGATAATCTATTTTTCATTATTCTCCCTTTCATAAACTAGTTTAAGTTGAAAATCAAATAAAGCTTTATATAAGTACAATTCATCCTTAAATGTTTTTATTTTCTCAAATGTGTTTGTAGATATATTAAGCGATTTTAATGATTCAAAATATTTTATTTTATTATTTAATTCACTTATTTTTTCTTTGTATGAGAGCATTAATTTTTTCTCAATGTATTTATCAAAAATATATTGAGAAAACTTACCATAATAGTGAACCAAAATGTTTTCATTAATATTTTCAATAAAAACATTATTTAATATGAAATAATAAGTTTCTTTATTATTTGTTTTTATTTTAAGAAATGTTTTTTTATAGCTTGCTACAGAGGGAGAAGAAATTTTAATTCAATTATCGTCTAATTGAGTACAAGAGTAAATTTCATCAGAATCAAAAGAAATTTGATTATTGTTTTGTGAAATAAATATTATCTTTTTATCCATATTACTCCTTGTTAGCGTGCAACATATCTTTTTTATTACTCAATAAAGAAAGTTGCTCAACTTCAATTTCTCTTTTTTCGTTCAATAACTTAATTTTTGTTTTTCTTCTTTTCTCTTCTAGATCATTTAATGTTTTATTTTGAATAACTAAATTATATTTCTCATAAATTAAAGATGATTCGGTTAAAAGTGAAAGAGTTACATAAGTTAAATAGTTATGGATCTCATTATCAATAAAACTAGTTGTATTTGGGTAAATTTTCACTTTTGATAAATGCTCAA from Mycoplasma anserisalpingitidis includes these protein-coding regions:
- a CDS encoding MSC_0621 family F1-like ATPase epsilon subunit, which codes for MDKKIIFISQNNNQISFDSDEIYSCTQLDDNWIKISSPSVASYKKTFLKIKTNNKETYYFILNNVFIENINENILVHYYGKFSQYIFDKYIEKKLMLSYKEKISELNNKIKYFESLKSLNISTNTFEKIKTFKDELYLYKALFDFQLKLVYERENNEK